In the Candidatus Eisenbacteria bacterium genome, AAGGCGCAGGGCGACCTCTTGCCACTTGGTCCGACTCCCGATCATCCCGACGTAGCGGGGGAAGCGCTTCTCGGCGAGCGCGCGGAGAGTCTCGGCGTCGAGAGCGTGGTCGTGCGTAAGGACGACGACGTGCGTGTATCGCTCGAGCCGCGCGCCGCGGACAAAGCGCGGGGGAGGCTCGCGGACGATCTCCAGGGCGTCGGGATATCGGGACTCGGCGCAGACCTCGGCCCTGCCGTCGGCGATCGTATAGAGGATCCCGAGCTCCCTCAGGATGCGCGCGAGCGCGAAGGCGACATGGCCTCCGCCGCAAATGAGGACCCACGCCGCGGGCAGGGAGAGAGCCACCGACAGGGTCGCGCGCCCGCCGCAGACGGCGCCGATCGATTCGATGGAGGCGGCGTCCAGCGAGTACTCGAGCACCCCGCCCCTTCCCTCCCGAAGCATCGCCGCCGCATCCCGCGCGGCCCGCCGCTCGAGGGCGCCCCCGCCGACCGTCCCCTCCTGGCGGCCGTCGGCGAAGAGGATCATCTGCTGGCCCGGCTTTCCCGGAGTCGAACCCTCCGCGTCGACCACTGTGAGGAGCGCGAAAGGCTCGTTTCGATCCATCGCGGCGATTGCCGATAGCAAGACCTCGCGATTCAAGTCCCCTCCGTCTCCCGGTCCGGCGGTCTGTTCATGTTACGCAAGATTCCCGCATCAGGAACGGCGACCTCGATCACCCGACTCGGATCCTTGCGCAGGAGCAGGTGGAGCGGCTCGTCGGCCCCGAGGGCTCGAATCTCGCTCCAGATCCCACGGCCGATCAGGATGGGGTGGCCCCGTCTCCCCTGGAACACGGGGACGAGGATCCTCTCCTCCGCGAGAGGATCGCTCAGGAAGCGATCGTTGAGCGAGCGCAGCGTCGCGGCCCGCACGAAGGGGAAGTCGACCTGATGGATCAGGACCCCCGAGGCGCCGGCCGGCAGAGCCGCGAGCCCCCGCTGGATGCTCCCCGTCCGCCCTCTCGGCCAGTCCTCGTTGTGGACGAGAGTGATGGCGGCGCCGGGCACGCGGCCGAGGGCAGGGGAGGGAGCGGGAACAGGAACGCGGCCGGGTGCATGGAAGGGAGCGAGATCGGGCACGCCGGCGGACGCGAGGAGGGGAGCGAGATCGGGATCGGTCCGCACCGCGTCGGCTCCGGATCCGATGACGATCGCGATCCGGCCGATCCCCGCGTCGATGAGCGTCTCCGCGGCGAGGGGAAGCCATCCCTTCCCGTTCGACG is a window encoding:
- a CDS encoding nucleotidyltransferase family protein, with amino-acid sequence MIRSIAGLILAAGEGRRYGGPKALATSNGKGWLPLAAETLIDAGIGRIAIVIGSGADAVRTDPDLAPLLASAGVPDLAPFHAPGRVPVPAPSPALGRVPGAAITLVHNEDWPRGRTGSIQRGLAALPAGASGVLIHQVDFPFVRAATLRSLNDRFLSDPLAEERILVPVFQGRRGHPILIGRGIWSEIRALGADEPLHLLLRKDPSRVIEVAVPDAGILRNMNRPPDRETEGT